The Daucus carota subsp. sativus chromosome 7, DH1 v3.0, whole genome shotgun sequence genome window below encodes:
- the LOC108195172 gene encoding protein LIKE EARLY STARVATION, chloroplastic, translated as MATQLSIFTGATPRAFSMQPKCRYLHGAFSVEPQLKPMKAWRIKVSDGRDSYLDMWKKAVEREKQETDFQKISENVVENNVETEEVLEKKSGEFQKLLEVSSEERDRVQRMQVIDRAAAAIAAARAILKEEKVEESSLEVGLKGDGDDQGSLVPLDFEQELEAKQREVSVPVSGNERKFSPGPNFWSWTPPENNVMISGYEGELESSRVTSPSISHTSPVMELERDESILSIPFESKLEDVHNPPLPPLQSLTRHEKVEMSSSSPETSPVEVEQEIDIMFSDNAVEAANALTEIKIESPEGNYADGSRWWKETGTEVRPDGVVCRWTIKRGVSADKAVEWEEKYWEAADEFDYKELGSEKSGRDSAGNVWLEFWKESMYQKDGSVHFEKSADKWGKNGEGSEWQEKWWESYGASGQAEKCAHKWCSIDPNTSLEAGHAHVWHERWGEQYDGQGGSTKYTDKWAERCEGESWAKWGDKWDEHFDTKGHGIKQGETWWEGKHGERWNKTWGEGHNGSGWVHKYGKSSSGEHWDTHEEQDTWYEKFPHYGFYHCFENSVQLRDVKKPSE; from the exons ATGGCTACCCAGTTGAGCATTTTCACAGGCGCCACCCCACGAGCATTCTCCATGCAACCCAAATGCAGGTACCTACATGGTGCATTCAGCGTCGAGCCACAGTTAAAACCAATGAAAGCCTGGAGAATTAAGGTCTCGGATGGCAGGGACTCGTATCTTGATATGTGGAAGAAGGCTGTGGAAAGGGAGAAGCAGGAGACTGATTTTCAAAAGATTTCAGAGAATGTTGTTGAGAACAATGTGGAGACAGAGGAGGTGTTGGAGAAGAAGAGTGGTGAGTTTCAGAAGCTTTTGGAAGTTTCTTCTGAGGAGAGAGATAGAGTCCAGAGAATGCAGGTCATTGATCGGGCTGCAGCTGCCATCGCTGCAGCCCGAGCAATTCTCAAGGAGGAGAAGGTGGAGGAGAGTTCTTTAGAGGTTGGACTTAAGGGAGATGGTGATGACCAGGGATCTTTGGTTCCACTGGATTTCGAACAAGAACTAGAAG CTAAACAGAGGGAAGTATCTGTCCCTGTGTCTGGAAATGAAAGGAAATTTTCACCAGGTCCGAATTTCTGGTCCTGGACACCTCCTGAAAATAATGTTATGATCTCCGGTTATGAAGGCGAATTAGAGTCAAGTAGAGTAACTTCTCCATCCATCAGTCATACCAGCCCTGTAATGGAGTTGGAGAGAGATGAAAGTATTTTGTCAATCCCGTTTGAAAGCAAACTTGAAGATGTTCACAATCCTCCTCTACCACCTCTCCAGTCACTTACAAGACACGAAAAAGTAGAAATGTCTAGCTCAAGTCCAGAGACAAGTCCAGTGGAAGTGGAACAAGAAATTGATATTATGTTTTCGGATAATGCAGTAGAAGCAGCTAATGCTCTCActgaaattaaaattgaatcacCTGAAGGAAATTATGCAGATGGATCAAGGTGGTGGAAGGAGACTGGAACCGAAGTAAGGCCAGATGGGGTGGTGTGCAGATGGACAATAAAAAGGGGGGTCAGTGCTGACAAGGCTGTTGAATGGGAAGAAAAGTATTGGGAGGCTGCTGATGAATTTGATTATAAGGAACTTGGTTCAGAGAAATCAGGACGTGATTCTGCTGGAAATGTTTGGCTTGAATTTTGGAAAGAGTCCATGTACCAG AAAGATGGATCTGTGCATTTTGAAAAAAGTGCAGACAAATGGGGAAAGAATGGTGAGGGGAGTGAATGGCAGGAGAAATGGTGGGAATCCTATGGTGCCTCTGGCCAAGCTGAGAAATGTGCGCATAAGTGGTGCAGCATCGACCCAAACACATCCCTTGAGGCTGGACATGCGCATGTCTGGCATGAAAG GTGGGGCGAGCAGTATGATGGGCAAGGCGGCAGCACAAAATACACTGATAAATGGGCTGAGCGTTGTGAGGGCGAGAGCTGGGCTAAATGGGGTGACAAATGGGACGAACATTTTGATACAAAGGGTCACGGGATAAAACAGGGAGAGACATGGTGGGAAGGCAAACACGGAGAACGTTGGAACAAGACATGGGGTGAAGGTCACAATGGCTCAGGATGGGTGCACAAGTACGGAAAGAGCAGCAGTGGGGAGCACTGGGATACTCACGAAGAGCAAGACACGTGGTACGAAAAATTCCCACATTATGGATTTTACCATTGCTTTGAGAATTCTGTCCAACTCCGCGATGTTAAGAAGCCATCTGAATAA
- the LOC108195565 gene encoding uncharacterized protein LOC108195565 — translation MLQEDPMHPRGQSQNEEISSPLTAQIMEFCESGLFPETLQNSEVVSTSNTYYEDQSSYTSNLSYNTPEVNKLSSGIVTNDSIKTTEPLPSNTSSNLSMIFSSAEELDKDVSGSTDLFSTPFSVPNFEDGQQEQYDLSLLQKHVGVTEYGFETATYQNAPDTAVPPPLMGPPLGPLPSLHVENCLSSLPSYMPLNPLPAPTCSVLDPELLSSNLNAALPNRKSENFRGNFFMNNNLQLQEQDDEVDIGGIFGSDPLPQLYNTDLQNNMVDGSVNFTPLPTEITSLEDPTYKASKLSAEEKKEKIHRYLKKRNERNFSKKIKYACRKSLADSRLRVRGRFVRNGNFGDGARTTCSSHEEDTYNDGMVKDEEDIVDSSDIFAQVSSVNTYTCNYSTIESWI, via the exons ATGTTGCAGGAGGACCCAATGCATCCTCGCGGACAATCACAAAAT GAAGAGATTTCAAGTCCGCTAACTGCTCAAATCATGGAGTTCTGTGAATCTGGATTATTCCCAGAAACCTTACAAAACTCTGAAGTTGTTTCTACTTCAAACACCTACTATGAGGACCAGTCTTCTTATACCAGTAATCTTTCCTATAATACTCCTGAAGTAAACAAACTTTCTAGTGGCATAGTTACTAATGACAGCATAAAAACAACTGAACCTCTACCTTCAAACACTAGTAGCAACCTCTCTATGATCTTTTCTTCTGCAGAAGAGCTAGACAAAGATGTCTCAGGCTCAACAGACCTCTTTTCTACCCCGTTCTCTGTTCCTAATTTTGAAGATGGCCAACAGGAGCAGTATGATCTCTCGTTGCTGCAAAAGCACGTTGGAGTAACAGAATATGGTTTTGAAACAGCAACATATCAAAATGCACCTGATACTGCTGTCCCTCCTCCTCTGATGGGGCCTCCACTAGGACCACTACCCTCACTTCATGTAGAAAATTGCTTGTCCTCTCTTCCTTCTTACATGCCTTTGAATCCTTTGCCGGCCCCTACCTGTTCTGTCCTTGATCCCGAACTTCTCTCAAGCAATCTCAATGCTGCTTTACCTAATCGAAAGTCTGAAAATTTTAGGGGAAATTTTTTCATGAACAATAATCTGCAACTTCAAGAGCAAGATGACGAGGTAGATATTGGTGGAATCTTCGGTTCAGATCCTCTTCCACAGCTTTATAACACTGACCTTCAG AATAATATGGTAGATGGGAGCGTGAACTTTACTCCTCTTCCAACTGAGATCACTAGCTTGGAGGATCCTACATACAAGGCCAGCAAACTCTCAgctgaagaaaagaaagaaaaaattcATAGGTACTTGAAGAAAAGGAATGAAAGAAACTTCAGCAAGAAAATTAAG TATGCATGTCGGAAAAGTCTAGCAGATAGCAGGCTCAGAGTTAGAGGAAGGTTTGTAAGAAATGGTAATTTTGGAGATGGCgctagaacaacttgtagcagcCATGAAGAGGACACTTATAATGAT GGTATGGTGAAGGATGAAGAAGACATTGTTGATTCTTCGGACATCTTTGCTCAAGTTAGCAGTGTCAACACTTATACATGCAACTACTCAACAATAGAATCTtggatttga
- the LOC108194619 gene encoding major strawberry allergen Fra a 1.07-like produces MSVVTFSGNHDSPIAPARLFKASITDSKNSMPKIVPEHVKSIDTIEGSGGAGSVKQINLVQGGYLKLKVEALDESSFTYTYSIFEGEALTDKIEKMQFEIKFEPSSDGGSKCTMNTKCFPKGGAELNEDNCKAAKDKVLGLYKAVENYLVQNKDAYA; encoded by the exons ATGAGTGTGGTCACCTTCAGCGGCAATCATgattctccaattgcaccagcAAGATTATTCAAGGCTTCCATTACTGACTCTAAGAACTCGATGCCTAAAATCGTGCCAGAGCATGTCAAGAGCATAGACACCATTGAAGGCAGTGGAGGCGCTGGAAGTGTCAAGCAAATCAACTTAGTTCAAG GTGGTTATCTGAAACTTAAGGTGGAGGCGCTAGACGAGAGTTCATTCACCTACACCTATAGCATATTTGAGGGAGAGGCCTTAACAGATAAGATTGAAAAGATGCAATTTGAGATTAAGTTTGAGCCCTCATCAGATGGAGGATCAAAATGTACCATGAATACCAAGTGTTTTCCCAAGGGTGGCGCTGAGCTCAATGAAGACAACTGCAAAGCCGCGAAAGATAAGGTCCTGGGGTTGTACAAGGCTGTGGAGAACTACCTCGTTCAAAATAAAGATGCATATGCTTAG